A window of the Sporohalobacter salinus genome harbors these coding sequences:
- the trpD gene encoding anthranilate phosphoribosyltransferase, giving the protein MKRFIKQITSGENLNVGQAAEAMELIMNGKATEAQIGGFITGLRMKGETIPEITGCAEVMRKKATAVKPETPAVIDTCGTGGDGVGTFNISTTTAFVAAGGGVPVAKHGNRSVSSKSGSADVLEELGVNLDLTAQQVADVVDSIGIGFMYAPNFHSAMKYAIKPRKEVGIRTIFNILGPLTNPARAEYQILGVYDPDLTSVLAHVLGNLGVKKAFVVHGAGGLDEISNLGETKISYLHNEEVEDFVIHPHDFGLSTAEVVNIKGGNAAENAQITLDILKGKSGPKRDIILLNSAAAFLVAGKVDSLEAGIELAAEVIDMGLALGKLETLIDYTYYREQGQKCF; this is encoded by the coding sequence ATGAAAAGATTTATTAAACAGATAACTAGTGGTGAAAATTTAAATGTTGGTCAGGCGGCTGAAGCTATGGAATTGATTATGAATGGTAAAGCAACTGAAGCGCAAATAGGAGGTTTTATTACTGGATTGAGAATGAAAGGGGAAACAATACCTGAAATCACCGGCTGTGCTGAGGTGATGAGAAAAAAAGCAACTGCTGTTAAGCCAGAAACACCAGCAGTGATTGATACCTGCGGGACAGGAGGAGATGGTGTAGGAACCTTCAATATTTCCACAACGACTGCATTTGTAGCGGCAGGCGGTGGGGTTCCAGTTGCTAAACATGGTAATCGTTCGGTTTCCAGTAAAAGTGGTAGTGCTGATGTATTGGAAGAATTAGGAGTTAATCTTGATTTAACAGCTCAGCAAGTAGCTGATGTAGTAGATAGTATTGGAATTGGTTTTATGTATGCTCCTAATTTTCATAGTGCTATGAAGTATGCTATAAAACCGCGCAAAGAAGTTGGTATTAGGACAATCTTTAATATTTTAGGACCTTTGACGAATCCGGCTCGAGCTGAATATCAGATACTTGGTGTCTATGATCCAGATTTAACATCGGTATTAGCTCATGTATTGGGGAATTTAGGAGTAAAGAAAGCTTTTGTGGTTCATGGAGCCGGTGGGCTAGATGAAATTTCAAACTTAGGAGAAACCAAAATTAGTTATCTTCACAATGAAGAGGTTGAAGATTTTGTGATTCATCCTCATGATTTTGGGCTATCTACAGCAGAAGTGGTAAATATTAAAGGGGGTAATGCAGCAGAGAATGCTCAAATTACTCTTGATATATTAAAAGGGAAATCAGGTCCTAAACGAGATATTATTCTGCTTAATAGCGCAGCAGCTTTCTTAGTAGCTGGAAAAGTTGATAGTTTAGAAGCAGGAATAGAGTTAGCAGCAGAAGTGATAGATATGGGATTGGCTTTAGGTAAGTTAGAGACATTAATTGATTATACTTATTATAGAGAGCAGGGTCAGAAATGTTTTTAG
- the trpC gene encoding indole-3-glycerol phosphate synthase TrpC codes for MFLDKIVANTKEKIKQRREQVSLKEIKNRLRLRDEIKDLKAVLTDSTLGLIAEIKRASPSKGLIRKKFAPVEIAEEYSANKVAAISVLTEGDFFQGSLEYLRKIRGVTDLPLLRKDFIIDSYQIYEAQAYGADAVLLIVNILTEEELTEYIDLTRRLGMKALVEVHTASELEIACRAGAEIIGINNRNLKSFETDITQTLQLQELLPSNKVIVSESGISNREDVKRLTTVGIDAVLIGETLMRSDNLSQKINELLGRSEENDSYEN; via the coding sequence ATGTTTTTAGATAAGATAGTAGCTAATACCAAAGAGAAGATAAAACAACGCAGAGAGCAGGTGAGTTTAAAAGAAATAAAGAATAGACTACGATTAAGAGATGAAATCAAAGATTTAAAAGCTGTTTTAACGGATTCGACTTTAGGCTTAATTGCTGAAATTAAGCGGGCTTCTCCCTCAAAGGGATTGATTAGAAAAAAGTTTGCCCCAGTGGAGATAGCAGAGGAATATTCTGCAAATAAAGTAGCTGCTATTTCGGTATTGACGGAGGGAGATTTCTTTCAAGGTAGCCTTGAGTATTTACGGAAAATAAGAGGAGTAACAGATTTACCGTTATTGCGAAAAGATTTTATTATTGATTCTTATCAGATTTATGAGGCTCAAGCATATGGAGCTGATGCTGTATTATTAATAGTCAATATTCTAACTGAAGAAGAACTGACAGAATACATTGATTTAACTCGCAGGCTAGGGATGAAGGCTTTAGTAGAAGTGCATACAGCTAGTGAATTAGAGATAGCCTGCCGAGCAGGGGCTGAAATAATAGGCATCAATAATCGGAACTTAAAGAGCTTTGAAACTGATATAACCCAAACATTACAGCTGCAAGAATTATTACCTTCGAATAAAGTTATAGTCAGTGAAAGCGGTATTTCTAATAGAGAGGATGTAAAAAGACTCACGACTGTTGGAATTGATGCTGTTTTAATAGGAGAAACTTTAATGCGTAGTGATAATCTTAGCCAAAAGATAAATGAACTGTTAGGTAGGAGTGAGGAGAATGACAGCTACGAGAATTAA
- the aroF gene encoding 3-deoxy-7-phosphoheptulonate synthase, protein MSQSAEDLYPLAGKSEELEKSIIEIEDVEIGGRDPTIIVSSYHIEDEEQLLTFATALKSTGAKILLGGVYKPQVSPYFNQEVDDSKLKILTKVKEKIGLLRIVEVMDVRQVESIAEYADVFKIGSQDMQNYPLLQEVGKYNLPVILSRGMSATIREWLLAAEYILNAGNQNVILCEKGVKGFQQHTENIFDISVVPIIRQLSHLPIIIDPGQAAGRSDLVAPLAKAGLAAGADGVMMEIHSEANKLFYNKEQSLLLSQFEELIDDIGVNKNVLS, encoded by the coding sequence ATGAGTCAATCTGCTGAAGATTTATATCCTTTAGCTGGTAAGAGTGAAGAGTTAGAGAAGAGTATAATTGAAATTGAAGATGTTGAAATTGGGGGTAGAGATCCAACAATAATAGTTAGTTCTTATCATATAGAAGATGAAGAACAGCTTCTAACTTTTGCTACAGCTTTGAAATCAACTGGAGCTAAGATATTATTGGGAGGTGTTTATAAACCACAAGTTTCTCCTTATTTTAATCAGGAGGTAGATGATTCAAAGTTAAAGATATTGACAAAAGTAAAAGAAAAGATAGGATTATTAAGAATTGTTGAAGTAATGGATGTTCGTCAGGTCGAATCCATAGCTGAATATGCAGATGTTTTTAAGATCGGTTCACAAGATATGCAGAATTATCCTCTATTGCAGGAAGTAGGTAAGTATAATTTGCCAGTGATTTTAAGTCGGGGAATGAGTGCAACTATACGTGAATGGTTATTAGCAGCTGAATATATTCTTAATGCAGGAAATCAGAATGTAATTCTTTGTGAGAAAGGAGTTAAAGGATTTCAGCAGCATACTGAGAATATATTTGATATCAGTGTTGTGCCTATTATTCGACAGTTAAGTCATTTACCGATAATTATTGATCCAGGTCAAGCAGCAGGGAGGAGTGATTTAGTGGCGCCATTGGCTAAAGCAGGGCTTGCTGCTGGGGCTGATGGAGTAATGATGGAGATTCATTCTGAAGCTAATAAACTATTCTATAATAAAGAACAATCACTATTATTATCTCAGTTTGAAGAATTAATAGACGATATTGGAGTTAATAAAAATGTATTATCCTGA
- the mtrB gene encoding trp RNA-binding attenuation protein MtrB, whose product MSNRSEEDHVVIKALEDGVTIIGLTRGEQTKFHHTEKLDAGEVMLAQFTKHTSAIKIRGEAKVITEHGKVTAGEIDEE is encoded by the coding sequence ATGTCAAATAGATCTGAAGAGGATCATGTAGTAATTAAAGCTTTAGAAGATGGAGTTACAATTATAGGTTTAACGAGAGGAGAGCAGACTAAGTTTCATCATACTGAAAAATTAGATGCTGGTGAGGTTATGTTAGCACAATTTACTAAACATACTTCAGCTATTAAGATAAGAGGTGAAGCTAAAGTTATAACTGAACATGGGAAAGTAACAGCAGGAGAAATAGATGAGGAATAG
- the trpE gene encoding anthranilate synthase component I, protein MYYPDKEEFMSKANEGNLVPVYSEVIADLETPVSAFKKLDTGKYSCLLESVEGGKKVGRYSFIGIDPFLIFSYQQGKIRIEKENEVDKYKAEDPLKELEKVLDCYQPVEVEGLPRFSGGAVGYLGYELITSFEDISQPDKGVEAPDALFILTDTILIFDHVKHKIKIVVNARVNGDSKRAYQKAIEKIEDIKGRLNQSLVEHKKPISLCQEINQDEFEFKSNLTKSEFAAKVEQAKEYIKSGDIFQVVLSQRLETVTEAKPFAVYRTLRRINPSPYMYYLNFDELNLIGASPEMLVRVEGRNVENRPIAGTRRRGENEKEDNALAEEMLNDKKERAEHTMLVDLGRNDVGRVSQYGSVKVKEFMEIEKYSHVMHLVSNIEGQLKENHSSFDALRACFPAGTVSGAPKIRAMEIIAELEPTKRGPYAGAIGYFGFDDNLDSCITIRTMFFHNQKVYLQAGAGIVADSKPEAEYYETLSKAEALLAALELVK, encoded by the coding sequence ATGTATTATCCTGATAAAGAAGAATTTATGTCTAAAGCTAACGAGGGTAATTTAGTTCCTGTTTATTCAGAAGTTATAGCTGATTTAGAAACACCGGTATCAGCTTTTAAAAAGCTTGATACTGGGAAGTATTCTTGTTTATTAGAGAGTGTGGAAGGAGGCAAGAAAGTAGGACGGTATTCCTTTATTGGAATAGATCCTTTCTTAATTTTTAGTTATCAGCAGGGAAAAATAAGAATTGAAAAAGAAAATGAGGTAGATAAATATAAAGCTGAAGATCCACTAAAGGAACTTGAGAAAGTATTGGATTGTTATCAACCAGTAGAAGTAGAAGGACTGCCGAGATTTTCTGGTGGAGCAGTAGGGTATCTTGGTTATGAATTGATAACTTCTTTTGAGGATATTTCGCAACCTGATAAAGGGGTAGAGGCTCCAGATGCTTTATTTATTCTGACTGATACTATCTTAATCTTTGATCATGTCAAGCATAAGATCAAGATAGTAGTTAATGCTAGAGTCAATGGTGATTCTAAAAGAGCTTATCAGAAGGCGATTGAAAAAATTGAAGATATAAAGGGAAGATTGAATCAATCTCTAGTTGAACATAAGAAACCTATTTCTTTATGCCAGGAGATTAATCAAGATGAGTTTGAATTCAAGTCCAATCTAACTAAATCTGAGTTTGCAGCTAAAGTAGAGCAGGCAAAAGAGTATATTAAGTCAGGAGATATCTTTCAGGTGGTTCTCTCCCAGCGCTTAGAGACTGTTACTGAGGCTAAACCTTTTGCTGTCTATCGAACTCTACGGCGGATTAATCCTTCGCCTTATATGTATTATCTTAATTTTGATGAATTAAACTTGATTGGTGCTTCGCCGGAAATGTTAGTTAGAGTGGAAGGTAGAAATGTAGAAAATCGACCTATTGCCGGTACTAGAAGACGGGGGGAGAATGAAAAAGAAGATAATGCGCTGGCCGAAGAAATGTTAAATGATAAAAAAGAACGGGCTGAACATACTATGTTAGTTGATTTAGGCCGCAATGATGTTGGTAGAGTTAGTCAGTACGGTAGTGTAAAAGTAAAAGAGTTTATGGAAATAGAGAAATATTCTCATGTAATGCATTTAGTTTCTAATATAGAAGGACAATTAAAGGAAAATCACAGCAGTTTTGATGCTCTTAGAGCTTGTTTTCCAGCCGGGACTGTTTCAGGAGCTCCTAAGATTAGGGCGATGGAGATTATAGCGGAGTTAGAGCCTACAAAGAGGGGGCCTTACGCAGGAGCTATCGGATATTTTGGTTTTGATGATAATCTTGACAGTTGTATTACAATTCGAACGATGTTTTTTCATAATCAGAAGGTATATCTTCAGGCTGGAGCTGGAATAGTAGCTGACTCCAAACCGGAAGCTGAGTATTATGAAACTTTGAGCAAAGCTGAAGCACTGTTAGCAGCGCTTGAATTAGTAAAGTGA